In one Corythoichthys intestinalis isolate RoL2023-P3 chromosome 16, ASM3026506v1, whole genome shotgun sequence genomic region, the following are encoded:
- the mlx gene encoding max-like protein X isoform X1, with translation MHFNLARTANAPTISRTSKMADPTTSPEDHGKHSEMAFGDGVFDPAFFAEASRAGSVVSRANSISSTSASSVPNTDDEDSDCRHETSYKNSYKDRRRQAHTQAEQKRRDAIKKGYDDLQSVVPTCLQSEFAVGTQKISKATILQKTVEYIKFLHKEKKKQEEEVSRLRKEVTALKIMKTNYEQIVKAYQTHPQQGEDQVSDQIKFNIFQSIMDSLFFSFTSSVSVNSFQELSASVINWIEEHCKPLMLKEFVISVLRQINGQLY, from the exons ATGCATTTCAATTTAGCCAGGACCGCGAACGCACCGACGATATCAAGGACTTCCAAAATGGCGGATCCGACGACGTCCCCCGAAGACCACGGCAAG CACTCGGAGATGGCGTTTGGCGATGGCGTCTTTGACCCCG CTTTCTTTGCCGAAGCCTCCAGAGCGGGAAGCGTGGTGTCAAGGGCCAACAGTATCAGCTCCACAAGTGCCTCCTCAGTACCAAACACAG ATGATGAGGACAGTGACTGCAGGCACGAAACATCATACAAAAACTCCTACAAAGATCGTCGGAGGCAAGCGCACACGCAGGCCGAGCAGAAGCGGCGTGACGCCATCAAG AAAGGCTACGACGACCTGCAGTCAGTGGTGCCGACTTGCCTGCAGTCTGAATTTGCGGTGGGAACTCAGAAGATCAGCAAGGCCACCATCCTACAGAAGA CTGTCGAATACATCAAGTTTCTTCACAAGGAAAAGAAGAAGCAAGAGGAAGAAGTTTCCCGCCTGAGGAAAGAAGTGACAGCACTCAAGATTATGAAAAC GAACTACGAGCAGATTGTGAAGGCGTACCAGACCCACCCACAGCAGGGCGAGGACCAGGTGTCGGACCAGATCAAGTTCAACATCTTCCAGAGCATTATGGACTCTCTTTTCTTCTCCTTCACCAGCTCTGTGTCAGTCAACAGCTTCCAAGAGCTGTCAGCCAGCGTGATCAACTGGATCGAGGAGCACTGTAAACCGCTG ATGCTGAAAGAATTCGTCATCTCCGTGTTACGGCAGATCAATGGACAGCTCTACTGA
- the mlx gene encoding max-like protein X isoform X2, with translation MAFGDGVFDPAFFAEASRAGSVVSRANSISSTSASSVPNTDDEDSDCRHETSYKNSYKDRRRQAHTQAEQKRRDAIKKGYDDLQSVVPTCLQSEFAVGTQKISKATILQKTVEYIKFLHKEKKKQEEEVSRLRKEVTALKIMKTNYEQIVKAYQTHPQQGEDQVSDQIKFNIFQSIMDSLFFSFTSSVSVNSFQELSASVINWIEEHCKPLMLKEFVISVLRQINGQLY, from the exons ATGGCGTTTGGCGATGGCGTCTTTGACCCCG CTTTCTTTGCCGAAGCCTCCAGAGCGGGAAGCGTGGTGTCAAGGGCCAACAGTATCAGCTCCACAAGTGCCTCCTCAGTACCAAACACAG ATGATGAGGACAGTGACTGCAGGCACGAAACATCATACAAAAACTCCTACAAAGATCGTCGGAGGCAAGCGCACACGCAGGCCGAGCAGAAGCGGCGTGACGCCATCAAG AAAGGCTACGACGACCTGCAGTCAGTGGTGCCGACTTGCCTGCAGTCTGAATTTGCGGTGGGAACTCAGAAGATCAGCAAGGCCACCATCCTACAGAAGA CTGTCGAATACATCAAGTTTCTTCACAAGGAAAAGAAGAAGCAAGAGGAAGAAGTTTCCCGCCTGAGGAAAGAAGTGACAGCACTCAAGATTATGAAAAC GAACTACGAGCAGATTGTGAAGGCGTACCAGACCCACCCACAGCAGGGCGAGGACCAGGTGTCGGACCAGATCAAGTTCAACATCTTCCAGAGCATTATGGACTCTCTTTTCTTCTCCTTCACCAGCTCTGTGTCAGTCAACAGCTTCCAAGAGCTGTCAGCCAGCGTGATCAACTGGATCGAGGAGCACTGTAAACCGCTG ATGCTGAAAGAATTCGTCATCTCCGTGTTACGGCAGATCAATGGACAGCTCTACTGA